The Vibrio nitrifigilis genome window below encodes:
- the panB gene encoding 3-methyl-2-oxobutanoate hydroxymethyltransferase, whose product MKKITINDLMKWKQEGRKFASVTAYDASFAQLFESQEMPVLLVGDSLGMVLQGENDTLPVTVEDIAYHTKAVRKGSPNALLMADMPFMSYATPEQACQEAAKLMRAGANMVKIEGGGWLADTITMLTERSVPVCAHLGLTPQAVNIFGGYKVQGREQDQAEKMLNDALALQQAGAQIVVLECVPAALAETITKALDIPVIGIGAGNQTDGQILVMHDMFGISANYMPKFSKNFLVETGDMRQAVAKYIADVASGEFPGLAHTIA is encoded by the coding sequence ATGAAAAAAATCACAATAAACGACCTAATGAAATGGAAACAAGAAGGTCGTAAATTTGCGAGCGTCACGGCCTACGATGCCAGCTTCGCTCAACTATTTGAAAGCCAGGAAATGCCGGTTCTTCTTGTCGGCGATTCTTTAGGCATGGTTTTGCAGGGTGAAAATGATACCCTGCCCGTCACAGTAGAAGATATTGCCTACCATACAAAAGCTGTGCGTAAAGGTAGCCCAAATGCCTTACTCATGGCCGATATGCCGTTTATGAGTTATGCAACGCCAGAGCAAGCTTGCCAAGAAGCAGCTAAGCTCATGCGTGCTGGTGCTAACATGGTAAAAATTGAAGGTGGTGGTTGGTTAGCAGATACCATAACGATGTTAACTGAACGCTCTGTACCTGTCTGCGCTCATTTGGGGCTAACCCCTCAAGCAGTGAATATTTTTGGTGGTTATAAAGTACAAGGCCGAGAACAAGATCAAGCTGAAAAAATGCTTAATGATGCTCTGGCACTCCAACAAGCTGGCGCACAAATTGTGGTACTTGAATGTGTACCAGCCGCTTTGGCTGAAACGATCACAAAAGCGTTAGATATTCCTGTCATCGGTATTGGTGCTGGTAATCAAACTGATGGTCAAATTTTGGTAATGCACGACATGTTTGGCATTTCCGCAAATTATATGCCTAAGTTCTCTAAGAATTTCTTAGTTGAAACTGGGGATATGCGCCAAGCTGTCGCAAAATACATCGCCGATGTTGCCAGTGGAGAATTCCCTGGTTTAGCACATACCATTGCTTAA